The DNA window TGCAGTGGACCACGCAGGACGTCGCCGGTCGGCTCGTGGACTTTCTCAACCAGCACCTCGAACGATAAGCCGCGGTCAATTTCCTGGGGAGCCGGACATTCGCTCGCGCCGTTGTCGCTCCAGAGCGGCAATCTGCTGATTGGTCAGTCCGGGCTCTGGTAGCGGGGTCGGCGCCGCCCGCGCAGGTTGCAGACTGTCCATCAAGAAGCCGATCATCCGTCGATACAACCGGGGATGACTCGGCCCACCGAATTCGACCGAGGTCTGCACAGTCATCGACAACAGGAGCAGATCTCCGGCGACGAGATCCGCGCGCACCAGGCCGGCATCGCGGGCTCGTTGCACGAGCCGCTCGAGATGCTCACCGGTGCGATTGTGGCTGTCCTCCACCAACTTCGCCAGACGATGCGGCGTGCGAGGACGCGACCAGCCCAGGGTCTCGCTGTAGGACCCGCTCAGCAGCTCCCGAAGGCCACGATCGGGAGCCAGCGTCATGACCGACTTTTCCAGGAACCCAGCGATGCCGGCCCAAGGGTCGGGATCGAGGCTGGCGTCGAGTGCCTGCTGTTCGGCGCGCGCGAACTGCGGCTCGTACACCACATAGATCAAGTCGTCCTTTGTCGCGAAGGTCCGGTAGACCGTCCCCACGCCCACCTCGGCCGCCTTGGCGACGTCGGCCAGCGCGGCGTTGCAGCCATGTTCGGCGAAAACGTCCGCGGCGGCAGTGAGAATTCGCGCGAGATTGGCTTGTGCGTCGCGCCGCAGCGGCCCCGTGCGGGCGGTGCTCCCGGGACCAGCAGCGCGCGACGGGCTCATCCGCCCGATGCTACCGGTTGCTCGGTAAACCGATGATGCTAGATCCGTCGCCACCAGCTACTTCCGATGCAAGGTTTCCGGTGAAAGGGGAACGGCCCGGAACGTGGTGTTCCGGGCCGTTTTTCGCTGCTGTTCGGAATCTTGGCTGGGCTCAGGATTTCGAGCCCGGTCAGTGGTGCGTTCGGGTCTGCGCCACCCAGTAGGTGGGCGGCGGGTGATCAGTCCCCGGCTGCCTCGATCAGGTGTTGGTGCAGCCAGGTCAGGGGGGTGGTGCCGCCGGGGCCGATCGTGTATTGCGGGTAGCTCTGGTGGATTCCGGACTTCAGGAAGTCGTCGATTTGTTGTTTGCGTTGTTCGTAGGCGGAGTTGTTGAGTTGGTCATGTAGCAGGCCGAGACCGCCTGCGGCGAGGGCATCGGCGATGAGGTTGCCCGCCTGCTGCTGGTAGGAACCGAACTGGGCGGGGTCGGGGTTGGAGATCTGGGCGAAGAATCCGGCGATGCGAGCGGCGAAGTCGCCGTCGGGGGTCGCGCAGTACAGATCTCCTGCGGCGCAGAAGGTGTAGGTCTTCGAGGCGAGCCAGCCGAAGCCGCCGATGCGCGGACCACCGGCGCCGGAGCCCACGACGGGCGGGCCGATCAGGTTGTCGGCGGGGGAGCGGCGGGGGTCGGAGATCAGCCCGACCAATGCCACGCGGTTCGGTGATACCACACCGAGCCCGGTACCGATCTCGGCTGCGAGATCACCGGCGGCGTCCGCGCCCTGGCTATAGCCCACCAGCGCGAATCGTGTTGCGCCACAGCGCTGGGCCATCGCACTCACCAGGCCGCGGGCGTTGTCGAGGGCTTCGCGTTTGGAGCGCCCGTACACCTCGCCTTCCCAGGGGAACGCGGTCGCGGTGTAAGCGACGTAATCGGTCCAGACGTCTCCCGGCAAGCCGTCGGCGACCGAGGCGAGCATCCCTTGGCCCGGGTCGGACTTCGACGTTTCCCAGGTGCCGGGAACCGCCACGACATACATGTCGGGGCACTGCTGCGGGGCAGCGTGCGCGGTCGATGTCACGCCGATCGGAAGGACGGCGGTCACCAATACCGCCGCGCATGCGGCGGTGTTCTTCCATCGAGAAAGCATCCTGTACTCCTGGGTGTCACGGCCGAGCG is part of the Nocardia sp. NBC_00565 genome and encodes:
- a CDS encoding cutinase family protein, which produces MLSRWKNTAACAAVLVTAVLPIGVTSTAHAAPQQCPDMYVVAVPGTWETSKSDPGQGMLASVADGLPGDVWTDYVAYTATAFPWEGEVYGRSKREALDNARGLVSAMAQRCGATRFALVGYSQGADAAGDLAAEIGTGLGVVSPNRVALVGLISDPRRSPADNLIGPPVVGSGAGGPRIGGFGWLASKTYTFCAAGDLYCATPDGDFAARIAGFFAQISNPDPAQFGSYQQQAGNLIADALAAGGLGLLHDQLNNSAYEQRKQQIDDFLKSGIHQSYPQYTIGPGGTTPLTWLHQHLIEAAGD
- a CDS encoding TetR/AcrR family transcriptional regulator, giving the protein MSPSRAAGPGSTARTGPLRRDAQANLARILTAAADVFAEHGCNAALADVAKAAEVGVGTVYRTFATKDDLIYVVYEPQFARAEQQALDASLDPDPWAGIAGFLEKSVMTLAPDRGLRELLSGSYSETLGWSRPRTPHRLAKLVEDSHNRTGEHLERLVQRARDAGLVRADLVAGDLLLLSMTVQTSVEFGGPSHPRLYRRMIGFLMDSLQPARAAPTPLPEPGLTNQQIAALERQRRERMSGSPGN